The Pirellulimonas nuda genome includes a region encoding these proteins:
- a CDS encoding matrixin family metalloprotease, whose protein sequence is MHQPLRFAFLLSALLGAVPDAAGFFANGSWPATAVDGPTPASGVPITLTWSIVADGVPIPSLGPSPGRANNLAAVFDGLIGGSGVPDVVDKPWFALIEDSFDRWAELSGVTLLYEPNDDGQPLGAAPGVPGVRGDIRLAGASIDGVGTALGQSGYLPDGDITLDTSEAAYFGDPTDDYLRFRHTLMHEIGHSLGLGHTESFNALVLMSPTASTAFDGPQFDDLRGAHQLYGDAYEKQAAAGNNAPGSATPLGALAIGGSLQIGGDVPASSAPIGPQQTDFVSITNQSDEDYFAFTIAEPASVDLTLTPVGRTYSERSNPSDLYTTVNSARQSDLSLQLYRAAGGTPVLLATAAAAGLGVAESLLGVELSLPGEYLVRVAGGADSVQFYSLAIAAEAVVIDPPTLVGDFNQDGLVDAADYSVWRDLLGTSTPLANAPDSPGIVDQADYQSWRTAFGGRLEAAGVTPVPEPASVTFCIVVAALTYVRRTAWL, encoded by the coding sequence CCAGCCGCTTCGCTTCGCGTTCTTGTTGTCAGCGCTGCTTGGCGCCGTCCCCGACGCCGCTGGCTTCTTTGCCAACGGCAGCTGGCCGGCCACGGCGGTCGATGGTCCGACCCCCGCTAGCGGCGTTCCGATCACGCTCACCTGGAGCATCGTGGCCGATGGCGTGCCCATACCCAGCCTGGGGCCGAGCCCCGGCCGCGCCAACAACCTCGCCGCCGTGTTCGACGGCCTGATCGGAGGCAGCGGCGTGCCGGATGTTGTCGACAAGCCCTGGTTCGCCTTGATCGAAGACTCGTTCGATCGCTGGGCCGAGCTAAGCGGCGTCACGCTGCTCTACGAGCCCAACGACGACGGCCAGCCGCTTGGCGCCGCCCCCGGCGTGCCGGGGGTGCGGGGCGACATCCGCCTGGCGGGCGCCTCGATCGACGGCGTCGGGACCGCCCTCGGGCAGTCCGGCTACTTGCCCGATGGCGACATCACGCTGGATACCAGCGAGGCGGCGTACTTCGGCGACCCGACGGACGACTACCTCCGTTTCCGCCACACCCTGATGCACGAGATCGGGCACAGCCTGGGGCTGGGCCACACCGAGTCGTTCAACGCCTTGGTGCTGATGAGCCCCACCGCCAGCACGGCGTTCGACGGCCCACAGTTCGACGACCTCCGCGGCGCCCACCAGCTCTACGGCGACGCCTACGAGAAGCAGGCCGCGGCCGGCAACAACGCCCCGGGCTCGGCGACGCCGCTGGGCGCATTGGCCATCGGCGGGTCGCTGCAGATCGGTGGGGACGTGCCCGCCAGTTCTGCCCCAATCGGCCCCCAGCAAACCGACTTCGTCAGCATCACCAACCAATCGGACGAGGACTACTTCGCGTTCACGATTGCCGAGCCCGCCTCGGTCGACCTGACCCTGACGCCGGTCGGCCGCACCTACAGCGAACGCTCGAACCCCAGCGACCTCTATACCACAGTCAACTCGGCTCGGCAGAGCGACCTGAGCCTGCAACTCTATCGTGCGGCGGGGGGGACCCCCGTCTTGCTGGCGACCGCCGCGGCCGCGGGGCTTGGCGTAGCGGAATCGCTGCTCGGGGTCGAGTTGTCGCTGCCCGGCGAGTACCTGGTGCGTGTGGCGGGCGGCGCCGACAGCGTGCAGTTCTATTCTCTTGCGATCGCCGCCGAGGCGGTGGTCATCGATCCGCCCACGCTCGTGGGCGACTTCAACCAAGACGGCTTGGTCGACGCCGCAGACTACTCGGTGTGGCGCGACCTGTTGGGGACGAGCACGCCGCTCGCCAACGCCCCAGACTCCCCCGGCATCGTCGACCAGGCGGACTACCAGAGCTGGCGTACGGCGTTCGGCGGACGGCTTGAGGCGGCCGGCGTGACGCCGGTTCCCGAGCCGGCGTCGGTGACGTTTTGCATCGTTGTTGCAGCGCTAACTTATGTGCGGCGAACCGCTTGGCTTTAG
- a CDS encoding PEP-CTERM sorting domain-containing protein, translating to MSPHQDRDAAASHKTSSRRVAYTLAAGAAAGGLAADSDGAVVYSGPQDLPVAQFGALDLNLDGDAYTDVLLKNYVLGAGNYQGATVNGYPGKLVGFNNGLAYVSALSAGSLIDGSTLGTGFFGSLAYGAANPNAEFNSVSGAYIGLSFPIGGNAPQFAHYGWVRVSIDNAAGTFVINDWAYDDVPGQGILAGQVPEPGSLGLLAAGALGVAALKRRRSAAQA from the coding sequence ATGAGCCCGCACCAAGATCGTGACGCCGCGGCGTCACACAAGACTTCTAGCCGCCGCGTTGCTTACACGCTCGCCGCCGGCGCCGCCGCGGGTGGTCTCGCCGCCGACTCGGATGGGGCGGTTGTCTACTCGGGTCCACAAGACCTTCCGGTCGCCCAGTTCGGCGCCCTGGACCTGAACCTCGATGGCGACGCATACACCGATGTTCTCTTGAAGAACTACGTCCTGGGCGCAGGCAATTACCAGGGCGCGACCGTGAACGGTTACCCCGGGAAACTGGTGGGCTTTAACAACGGCCTCGCCTACGTCTCTGCGCTCTCCGCGGGCAGCTTGATCGACGGGTCCACGTTGGGTACGGGCTTCTTCGGGTCGCTCGCCTACGGGGCCGCCAATCCGAATGCAGAGTTCAATAGCGTTAGCGGCGCCTACATCGGATTGAGTTTCCCGATCGGCGGCAATGCTCCCCAGTTCGCGCACTACGGCTGGGTCCGCGTGAGCATCGACAACGCCGCCGGGACCTTCGTGATCAACGATTGGGCGTACGACGACGTCCCCGGGCAGGGGATCCTCGCGGGCCAGGTGCCCGAGCCCGGTTCACTCGGCCTGTTGGCCGCCGGCGCCCTGGGCGTCGCGGCGCTGAAGCGACGCCGCTCGGCCGCGCAGGCCTGA
- a CDS encoding PEP-CTERM sorting domain-containing protein has product MHAPQQSNALPNAIPSGGAANARRLAYALAAGAAAGSADAAVVWSGVQDLSIGQGLAQDLNLDGDAFTDVLLKNYVFFGGNYQGATVNGAPGQLAAFRGALIYASALGSGAMIDASVVGPTFFGSLAYGAANPAAEFNDVEGAFLGLSFPIGGNAQANIHYGWLRVSVNNAAGTFVVNDWAYDDDPGVGILTGDTGPAGTPGDFNEDGLVDAADYSVWRDNLGAQVGLPNGVDNGGPVGQADYDLWAAGFGGPAAGEAAAGAAVPEPSTLGLLAAGVLGVAALRRKRGRPG; this is encoded by the coding sequence GTGCACGCACCCCAGCAATCGAATGCCCTGCCGAACGCCATCCCCTCCGGCGGCGCCGCCAACGCCCGACGCCTGGCCTACGCGCTGGCCGCCGGCGCGGCCGCGGGGTCGGCCGACGCCGCCGTGGTGTGGTCGGGCGTGCAGGACTTGAGCATCGGCCAGGGGCTGGCCCAGGACCTCAACCTCGACGGCGACGCGTTTACCGACGTGCTGCTGAAGAACTACGTCTTCTTCGGCGGCAACTACCAGGGCGCCACGGTCAACGGCGCCCCGGGCCAGCTGGCGGCGTTTCGGGGCGCCCTGATCTACGCCTCGGCGCTGGGGAGCGGCGCCATGATCGACGCATCGGTCGTCGGCCCCACCTTCTTTGGGTCGCTCGCCTACGGCGCCGCCAACCCGGCCGCCGAGTTCAACGACGTCGAAGGCGCCTTCCTGGGGCTGAGCTTCCCGATCGGCGGCAACGCACAAGCCAATATCCACTACGGCTGGCTGCGCGTCTCGGTCAACAACGCCGCCGGCACGTTTGTGGTGAACGACTGGGCGTACGACGACGATCCCGGCGTCGGGATCCTCACCGGCGACACCGGACCGGCCGGGACGCCGGGCGACTTCAACGAAGACGGCCTTGTCGACGCCGCCGACTACTCGGTGTGGCGCGACAACCTCGGCGCCCAGGTCGGGCTGCCCAACGGCGTCGACAACGGCGGCCCCGTGGGCCAGGCCGACTACGACCTGTGGGCCGCCGGTTTCGGCGGCCCCGCCGCGGGCGAGGCAGCGGCCGGCGCCGCGGTCCCCGAGCCCTCGACGCTCGGGCTGCTCGCCGCGGGCGTGCTGGGGGTCGCCGCGTTGCGCCGCAAACGGGGGCGCCCCGGCTGA
- a CDS encoding alkaline phosphatase family protein: protein MRFERNRGSDAPDRVLLVGWDAADWQMIQPLVERGLMPTLASLMREGAWGNLASIQPMLSPMLWNSIATGKRASKHGVYGFTEPDPDHGGVRPSSSTTRKCKALWNIATQCGLKSNVVGWYASHPAEPIDGVMVSNQFEVFRPQGDGVSPPAPQSVHPPELLESLAELRVRPAEIDAAAILPFIPDAARLVGQDAHRVGKLQQLLAQTATVHAAATRLMTDTDWDFSAVYYEGIDRFGHEFMEFHPPKMDAVSQADFEAYRHCMAGVYRFHDMMLQTLLTLAGDRTAVVLMSDHGYYSNHLRPDPRPGKAGPVEWHRPFGVLAAKGPGVRPGSRLFGASILDVAPTVLRLLGLPAGYDMPGRELAEALVCPPGPERVNSWEQIDGPCGMHPADLRVDPVEAREAMQQLVALGYIDAPSEDTEASVRDTIAQNQLVLAQSMVDAGEFQEALAVIDAIDPTLRETTPGQLLRASCLLALGDRAAARQTLAPLADSGEDAPRMHMMLGTLELADGDTEQALAHFQQVAAASPRLPGLHTKLGGVYLTVGRYDQAIEAYERALEIDPESPPALEGLARARLETGRPQEALDLALCAAEFVHQFPRAHLTIGRAMIALGDYPGAAEALELCVRQAPKLADAHRALAAVYRELGDSARAVESELRASRVLA from the coding sequence ATGCGGTTCGAACGCAATCGAGGAAGCGACGCCCCCGACCGCGTGCTGCTGGTCGGTTGGGACGCGGCCGACTGGCAGATGATCCAGCCGCTGGTTGAGCGGGGGTTGATGCCGACGCTCGCGTCGCTGATGCGCGAGGGCGCCTGGGGCAACCTGGCCAGCATCCAGCCGATGCTCTCGCCGATGCTGTGGAACAGCATCGCCACCGGCAAACGCGCCTCGAAGCACGGCGTCTACGGGTTCACCGAGCCCGACCCCGACCACGGCGGGGTCCGCCCCTCCTCGAGCACCACCCGCAAGTGCAAGGCGCTGTGGAATATCGCCACGCAGTGCGGCCTGAAGTCGAACGTGGTGGGCTGGTACGCGTCGCACCCGGCCGAACCGATCGACGGCGTGATGGTGTCCAACCAGTTCGAGGTGTTCCGGCCGCAGGGGGACGGCGTCTCGCCCCCGGCCCCCCAAAGCGTGCACCCGCCGGAGCTGCTCGAGAGCCTCGCGGAGCTGCGGGTCCGGCCCGCCGAGATCGACGCGGCCGCGATCCTCCCCTTTATCCCCGACGCGGCGCGTCTGGTCGGCCAGGACGCGCACCGCGTCGGCAAGCTCCAACAGCTGCTGGCGCAGACCGCCACGGTGCACGCGGCCGCCACCCGGCTGATGACCGACACCGACTGGGACTTCTCGGCGGTCTACTACGAGGGGATCGACCGCTTCGGGCACGAGTTCATGGAGTTCCATCCCCCGAAGATGGACGCGGTGTCGCAGGCCGACTTTGAGGCCTACCGCCACTGCATGGCCGGCGTCTACCGGTTCCACGACATGATGCTCCAGACGCTGCTGACCCTGGCCGGCGACCGCACGGCCGTGGTGCTGATGTCGGACCACGGCTACTACAGCAATCACCTGCGGCCCGACCCGCGGCCCGGCAAGGCGGGGCCGGTCGAGTGGCACCGGCCGTTCGGCGTGCTCGCCGCGAAGGGGCCGGGCGTACGCCCGGGCTCGCGGCTGTTCGGGGCGTCGATCCTCGACGTGGCGCCGACCGTGCTGCGGCTGCTGGGCCTCCCCGCCGGCTACGACATGCCGGGCCGAGAGCTCGCCGAGGCGCTCGTCTGCCCGCCGGGCCCCGAGCGGGTCAACTCCTGGGAGCAGATCGACGGACCGTGCGGCATGCACCCGGCCGACCTGCGGGTCGACCCCGTCGAGGCCCGCGAGGCGATGCAGCAACTGGTCGCGTTGGGGTACATCGACGCGCCCAGCGAAGACACCGAGGCCTCGGTGCGGGACACGATCGCGCAGAACCAGCTGGTGCTGGCCCAATCGATGGTCGACGCAGGCGAGTTCCAAGAGGCGCTCGCGGTGATCGACGCCATCGACCCCACGCTCCGAGAGACAACGCCGGGGCAGTTGCTACGCGCCTCGTGCCTGCTGGCCCTCGGCGATCGGGCCGCGGCCAGGCAGACGCTGGCGCCGCTCGCCGACTCGGGCGAAGACGCCCCGCGCATGCACATGATGCTGGGGACGCTGGAGCTGGCCGACGGCGACACCGAGCAGGCCCTGGCCCACTTCCAGCAGGTCGCCGCCGCCAGCCCTCGGCTTCCGGGGCTGCACACCAAGCTGGGGGGCGTCTACCTCACCGTGGGGCGGTACGACCAAGCCATCGAGGCCTACGAGAGGGCGCTCGAGATCGACCCCGAGAGCCCGCCGGCGCTCGAGGGCCTCGCGCGGGCCAGGCTCGAGACCGGCCGGCCCCAGGAGGCCCTCGACCTGGCGCTGTGTGCGGCCGAGTTTGTGCACCAGTTCCCCAGGGCCCACCTGACGATCGGCAGGGCGATGATCGCGTTGGGCGACTACCCCGGCGCCGCCGAGGCGCTGGAGTTGTGCGTCCGTCAGGCGCCCAAGCTGGCCGACGCACACCGCGCGCTCGCCGCGGTTTACCGCGAGCTGGGAGACTCGGCCCGGGCGGTCGAGTCCGAACTGCGCGCCTCTCGGGTGCTCGCTTGA
- a CDS encoding DUF1559 family PulG-like putative transporter: MRGAILPVITVCNAALGTGVPARRRGPSPRPGFTLVELLVVIAIIGILVAMLLPAVQSAREASRRSSCANNIRQLGIAALNFESGNRRLPPGFLGSKNYAFPNANAEGAGKFNQWVGVLAQLLPYVEAGAVHDRLTTDYGIGADQYDLNYWTSPNAWAAGQSRITNFRCPTVPDELPVDAVVDKVYVKDGGGSSSPVPVATFESPSGANYQQKSAVWPVPTGSVLGLTSYQGVWGVYGEVGPNARVVSADGTVFSVDRDLLGVFSIRSKTRMGQVTDGTSKTLMFGEAPGTIGSNFIDGVSGNRTGGFSQGVAWIGSCLLPTYLGLDLGRETQFAAAGDNPQYNTKWSYFGSMHPGVVQFTFVDGSTRSLTREIDVDLFKALSSMRGGELVSEDQL; this comes from the coding sequence ATGCGTGGCGCCATATTGCCAGTGATTACGGTCTGCAATGCGGCGCTGGGGACCGGCGTGCCTGCCCGCCGTCGGGGTCCGTCCCCCCGCCCCGGCTTTACGCTGGTAGAGCTGCTGGTGGTGATCGCGATCATCGGCATCCTTGTAGCGATGCTGCTCCCCGCGGTGCAGTCGGCCCGCGAGGCCTCGCGTCGGTCCTCATGCGCAAACAACATCCGCCAGCTGGGGATCGCGGCGCTCAACTTCGAGTCGGGCAACCGGCGCCTGCCCCCCGGCTTCTTGGGCAGCAAGAACTACGCGTTCCCCAACGCGAACGCCGAGGGGGCCGGCAAGTTCAATCAGTGGGTAGGAGTGCTGGCCCAGCTGCTCCCGTACGTCGAGGCCGGCGCCGTGCACGACCGACTCACCACCGACTACGGCATCGGCGCCGACCAGTACGACCTGAACTACTGGACCAGCCCCAACGCCTGGGCCGCCGGCCAGAGCCGGATCACCAACTTCCGCTGCCCGACGGTCCCGGACGAGCTCCCGGTAGACGCCGTGGTCGACAAGGTCTACGTCAAGGACGGCGGCGGCTCTAGCAGCCCGGTGCCGGTGGCTACCTTCGAGAGCCCCAGCGGCGCCAACTATCAGCAGAAGTCCGCCGTGTGGCCCGTCCCCACCGGGTCGGTCCTGGGGCTCACCAGCTATCAGGGGGTCTGGGGCGTGTACGGCGAGGTTGGGCCGAACGCCCGCGTGGTGTCGGCCGACGGCACGGTGTTTAGCGTCGACCGCGACCTGCTGGGTGTATTCAGCATCCGCTCGAAGACACGCATGGGTCAGGTGACCGACGGCACATCAAAGACGCTGATGTTTGGCGAGGCGCCGGGAACGATCGGCTCGAACTTCATCGACGGCGTCTCCGGCAACCGCACCGGTGGGTTCTCGCAGGGGGTGGCCTGGATCGGCTCCTGCCTGTTGCCCACCTACCTGGGGCTCGACCTGGGCCGCGAGACGCAGTTCGCGGCCGCGGGCGACAACCCGCAGTACAACACCAAGTGGTCGTACTTCGGGTCGATGCACCCCGGCGTGGTGCAGTTCACGTTCGTCGACGGTTCGACGCGTTCGCTGACCCGCGAGATCGACGTCGACCTCTTCAAGGCCCTCTCGTCGATGCGCGGCGGCGAGCTCGTCAGCGAAGACCAGCTCTAG
- a CDS encoding sulfotransferase family protein yields the protein MTTLRIDPPTGFVTIVTGLPRSGTSMVMQMLAAGGLPVHSDGARPVDEDNPRGYYEHEAVKRLAADARWLAEAGGSAVKIVAPLVVHLPAGVPCRAILVRRDLDEVLQSQQKMIARAGTTGAAIAPDRLKGVFAQQLARAASFLSQRPDTRLLELEHRALLQTPAEAALAIQTLLGVPLDVAAMAAVVDAGLYRCRKQA from the coding sequence ATGACGACACTTCGCATCGACCCGCCCACCGGATTTGTCACGATCGTCACCGGACTCCCGCGGTCCGGCACCTCGATGGTGATGCAGATGCTGGCCGCGGGGGGGCTCCCCGTGCACAGCGACGGCGCCCGACCGGTGGACGAGGACAACCCTCGGGGGTACTACGAACACGAGGCCGTCAAACGCCTCGCCGCGGACGCGCGCTGGCTGGCGGAGGCCGGCGGTTCGGCCGTCAAGATTGTCGCCCCGCTGGTCGTTCACCTCCCTGCCGGCGTGCCTTGCCGGGCGATCTTGGTGCGACGCGACCTCGACGAGGTGCTCCAGTCGCAGCAGAAGATGATCGCCCGCGCCGGGACGACCGGCGCGGCGATCGCGCCCGATCGCCTCAAGGGGGTGTTTGCGCAGCAGCTGGCGCGGGCGGCGTCGTTTTTGTCGCAGCGCCCCGACACCCGGCTGCTGGAGCTAGAGCACCGCGCGTTGTTGCAGACGCCGGCGGAGGCGGCCCTCGCGATTCAGACGCTGCTCGGCGTGCCGCTGGACGTGGCCGCGATGGCGGCCGTTGTCGACGCCGGCCTCTACCGCTGCCGCAAGCAAGCGTGA
- a CDS encoding carbon storage regulator — protein sequence MVIIERTVGESIRVQGALIHIEQIVGDAVRLGVEADRSISVHRGEVYDAIQRSIAPAGPEG from the coding sequence ATGGTGATCATCGAGCGGACGGTTGGGGAGTCCATCCGCGTACAGGGCGCCCTCATCCACATCGAGCAGATCGTCGGCGACGCCGTGCGTCTGGGGGTGGAGGCAGACCGGAGCATTTCGGTGCACCGTGGCGAGGTTTACGATGCGATCCAGCGGAGCATCGCCCCTGCCGGTCCTGAGGGATGA